A window of Tripterygium wilfordii isolate XIE 37 chromosome 7, ASM1340144v1, whole genome shotgun sequence contains these coding sequences:
- the LOC120002496 gene encoding terpene synthase 10-like — protein MLIIDIIQKRALYELVSHALELPLHWRMLRLEARWFIDVYERTQGMNPTLLKFAKLDFNIVQAQHQKDIRLASRWCRSTGVAETLSFARDRLMENFLWSVGMAFEPQSGYYSRMETRVHAPLTALDDVYGSLDELQLFTNAIQRSIMRIFKWDVNAMEELPDYMRIPFFTLYNAMNEVAFNVLKNKGFYIYSNAKAKWFYIEYTPTLEEYMKESWILVTAPAMLVHTCLITTPLSNDILESLAKYLDILRYSSMIVRLANDLGTSPANYTALKNTTNRLGKEG, from the exons atgttaattattGATATAATACAAAAGAGGGCTCTATACGAGCTAGTGAGTCATGCCTTGGAACTTCCATTGCATTGGAGGATGCTAAGATTGGAAGCTAGGTGGTTTATTGATGTTTATGAGAGAACACAAGGTATGAATCCAACTTTACTTAAGTTTGCCAAGTTGGATTTCAATATTGTTCAAGCTCAACACCAAAAAGATATTCGATTAGCTTCCAG GTGGTGTAGGTCTACCGGAGTAGCTGAAACATTGAGCTTTGCAAGGGATAGATTGATGGAGAACTTTCTTTGGTCTGTTGGGATGGCATTTGAGCCTCAATCTGGATACTACAGTAGAATGGAAACCAGGGTCCACGCACCCCTCACCGCACTTGATGATGTCTACGGTAGCTTGGATGAGCTCCAACTCTTTACAAACGCTATTCAAAGGTCAATCATG AGAATTTTCAAATGGGATGTGAATGCAATGGAAGAACTTCCAGACTATATGAGGATACCTTTCTTTACTCTGTACAATGCCATGAATGAAGTCGCTTTCAATGTTCTAAAGAACAAAGGATTCTAC ATTTATTCAAATGCTAAGGCTAAGTGGTTTTACATTGAATACACGCCAACTCTAGAAGAGTACATGAAGGAATCATGGATTTTAGTAACAGCACCAGCAATGCTTGTCCATACTTGTCTGATTACAACTCCCTTGTCCAATGACATCTTGGAAAGCTTAGCAAAATATCTAGATATACTTCGTTACTCATCCATGATTGTACGATTGGCAAACGATCTGGGAACTTCCCCG GCAAACTACACGGCTTTAAAGAACACGACAAACAGGTTGGGAAAAGAAGGTTAA